The following proteins are encoded in a genomic region of Maribacter hydrothermalis:
- a CDS encoding fibronectin type III domain-containing protein: MRKVGFLITIVLFIQSCGVDADLLEYAQKNINITLTFPENNSECTEGIIISETQSELIFEWKDENNNNPYFVHLTNISTGQTELFESETTELAITLNRGIVYSWYVTGSFNSSSEIWNFYNAGPGIESTIPYPATAISPISGASISQTSTTVNLIWNSEDLDDDIVGYDVYFSEAKDPELYGTDIETTRLNDIPVENGKTYYWKIVTKDSVGNESISPIFTFSVGT, from the coding sequence ATGAGAAAAGTAGGGTTTTTAATTACAATAGTGCTATTCATCCAATCTTGCGGGGTTGATGCAGATCTTTTGGAATACGCGCAAAAAAACATCAATATAACCCTTACTTTTCCTGAAAATAACTCAGAGTGCACTGAAGGTATTATTATTTCAGAAACTCAAAGTGAATTAATTTTTGAATGGAAAGATGAAAATAACAATAACCCCTATTTTGTTCATTTAACAAATATATCAACTGGGCAAACAGAATTATTTGAAAGTGAAACTACAGAATTGGCAATAACGCTTAATAGAGGCATTGTATATTCATGGTACGTAACAGGGAGTTTTAATAGTAGCAGTGAAATTTGGAATTTCTACAATGCCGGTCCTGGTATTGAATCAACTATTCCATATCCGGCAACCGCGATTTCACCAATATCTGGTGCTTCTATTTCACAAACCAGCACTACCGTTAACCTCATTTGGAATTCAGAAGATTTAGACGATGATATTGTTGGGTATGATGTGTACTTTAGTGAGGCTAAAGACCCCGAGCTTTACGGTACTGATATAGAAACAACAAGATTGAACGATATACCTGTAGAAAATGGCAAAACCTATTATTGGAAAATTGTAACCAAGGATAGCGTTGGTAACGAATCTATTTCTCCAATATTCACTTTTAGCGTAGGTACATAA
- a CDS encoding PQQ-dependent sugar dehydrogenase, translating to MNKSLLKFLLIFVLLLSFKANAQVSFEETFTNLSFNFPVEIQGSTDGSNRLFVVEQTGLIKVFPNKSNVTSGELSTFLDISANVAYSAGQEIGLLGLAFHPNYSSNGYVYVYYIDQPSNYRINIARYQVDSSNPNTLNTSSRTIIAQFTKNQSDSNHNGGKIAFGPDGYLYVSVGDGGGGGDPQGNGQNLNTVFGSILRIDIDLDGNNPVETNPDLPNGNYEIPSNNPRVGQSGLDELYAWGIRNTWKFSFDSAGILWGSDVGQNSYEEINIITRGGNYGWNRFEANSEPSYGRETTLATNPDIKPIFFYDHSASDVSITGGYVYKGSLTNDVLKDKYIYGDYVSGRVWALDYNPSNGSTSNELLFKTNGQFISSFGEDEAGELYFSDYGTNVKLYKLTETSTGPVTTPINGVGEWKSISTGTNGIVETISETTEENKYIGGIFSTAGNQNVSNLALLNSENEWQTLTSDVNGPIYSTVVSADGSLYVGGDFTSIGGINANNIAKWDGTAWSSLSTGTNGPILKIIFDANEVLYVGGVYTTAGGVDVNNISKWENNNWSPLTDNSTGISGTNNEIRSIAFDQNNNMYVGGNFDTAGGISTSRIARWNGLNWSALGSGTSGFVQAIESIGNYLYVGGNFAIAGNQTVNRIARYNLSNSTWESLGTGLSGNVNAITTDGTFIYVGGTFETASDNGTIDKIVNNLARWSDAQGWQALGPNTTVGVNTRVNTLKFTKNNSELIVGGNFSIAGNINTQNIAIWAEAFCTEDSIVPEYAINGTWDSGNNSLTVTEGNNLTLSILPNTVSFTITLPGGTIVNNDYLIENITPSQSGTYTFTTAQGCTENFVLTVATTINQDDDDDGITNSLDLCPNTPNGTTVNSNGCADSQLDDDNDGISNDIDSCPNSLAGAVVDSTGCAITSTSDDDNDGVLNNNDQCPNTPSGETVDENGCSITSIFPANQFQITATGTTCITNNNGAILVESITIDNFLATLTGPNTNNSYPFSEALNISDLENGIYDLCITSVDFPSYENCSKIVINEPSPLDVQLNFDSLTNSITLKMQGAKEYTVEINGKSIQTNSNELVVPLYDDVNNVSVVSDQLCLGKFEETILIDNAFLVYPNPVNESVFVDIKSITSDFVEIAIFTEAGLLIHTNTYQVEQNIIEINTSGLTTGIYFLRLKNDIINKSFKLIKQ from the coding sequence ATGAATAAAAGTTTATTGAAATTTCTATTGATTTTTGTTTTGCTTTTAAGTTTTAAAGCAAATGCACAAGTTTCATTTGAAGAAACGTTTACAAATTTATCTTTCAATTTCCCTGTAGAGATTCAAGGAAGTACAGATGGTAGCAATCGACTATTTGTTGTAGAACAGACAGGTTTAATAAAAGTATTTCCAAATAAATCTAATGTTACCTCGGGTGAACTAAGTACTTTTTTAGATATATCAGCAAACGTGGCATATAGTGCTGGCCAAGAAATTGGATTATTAGGTCTGGCTTTTCATCCTAACTATTCCTCCAATGGTTACGTTTATGTTTATTACATAGACCAACCAAGTAATTATAGAATAAATATTGCTAGGTATCAAGTAGACAGCAGTAATCCCAATACTTTAAATACATCTTCTAGAACAATTATAGCACAATTCACTAAAAATCAATCAGACTCAAACCACAACGGCGGCAAAATCGCATTTGGGCCAGACGGCTACCTTTATGTTTCTGTAGGCGATGGCGGTGGCGGAGGCGACCCACAGGGCAATGGTCAAAATTTAAATACTGTCTTTGGTAGTATACTTCGTATAGATATTGATTTAGATGGTAATAACCCAGTTGAAACAAATCCCGATTTGCCAAATGGAAATTATGAAATACCTTCAAACAATCCTAGAGTTGGGCAAAGTGGTTTAGATGAATTGTACGCCTGGGGGATAAGAAATACGTGGAAATTTTCTTTTGATTCTGCAGGTATCTTATGGGGGTCAGATGTTGGTCAAAATTCATATGAGGAAATCAATATAATTACCAGAGGAGGTAATTATGGTTGGAATAGGTTTGAAGCAAATTCGGAACCTAGTTATGGGCGAGAAACCACTCTTGCTACCAACCCAGATATAAAACCTATATTTTTTTATGACCATAGTGCATCAGATGTTTCCATTACCGGCGGCTATGTATACAAAGGTTCTTTAACTAATGATGTCCTTAAGGATAAATATATATATGGCGACTATGTATCCGGTCGGGTTTGGGCATTAGATTACAACCCGTCTAACGGTAGCACCTCAAATGAATTACTTTTTAAAACCAATGGTCAGTTCATTTCTTCTTTTGGAGAGGATGAAGCTGGTGAATTATATTTTTCCGATTACGGTACAAATGTAAAACTCTATAAGCTAACAGAAACCAGTACAGGACCGGTTACAACACCTATTAATGGAGTTGGTGAATGGAAATCCATATCTACAGGAACTAACGGTATTGTAGAAACAATCTCTGAAACAACTGAAGAGAACAAATATATTGGGGGTATATTTAGTACAGCCGGTAATCAAAATGTTTCAAATTTAGCATTACTCAACTCAGAAAATGAATGGCAAACATTAACCAGTGACGTAAATGGCCCTATATATTCAACTGTAGTAAGTGCAGACGGCTCCCTTTACGTAGGTGGTGATTTCACTTCTATAGGAGGAATAAATGCAAATAATATAGCCAAATGGGATGGCACGGCATGGTCATCACTTTCAACGGGAACTAATGGTCCTATTTTAAAAATTATTTTTGACGCAAATGAGGTATTATATGTAGGAGGAGTTTATACTACCGCTGGAGGTGTAGACGTGAACAATATTTCAAAATGGGAAAATAATAACTGGAGTCCACTTACCGACAATTCCACTGGAATATCTGGCACCAATAACGAAATAAGATCTATTGCATTTGACCAAAATAATAATATGTATGTCGGTGGTAATTTTGATACTGCGGGTGGTATATCTACCTCTAGAATAGCCAGATGGAATGGCTTAAACTGGTCAGCCTTAGGGTCAGGAACAAGTGGTTTTGTGCAGGCGATTGAATCTATTGGTAATTATTTATATGTGGGTGGAAATTTTGCAATTGCCGGAAACCAAACAGTTAATAGAATAGCGAGATACAATTTAAGTAATTCAACTTGGGAAAGTTTAGGAACAGGTCTTAGCGGAAATGTAAATGCAATTACTACAGATGGTACTTTCATATATGTTGGTGGTACTTTCGAAACAGCTAGTGACAATGGTACAATTGATAAAATAGTAAACAATTTAGCCAGATGGAGCGATGCACAAGGATGGCAGGCTTTGGGCCCAAATACTACCGTAGGGGTTAACACACGTGTAAATACTTTAAAATTTACAAAAAACAATAGTGAACTCATTGTTGGTGGAAATTTTAGCATTGCCGGTAATATAAATACCCAAAACATTGCTATCTGGGCAGAAGCTTTTTGTACTGAAGATAGTATAGTTCCCGAATATGCTATAAATGGAACTTGGGATAGTGGTAATAATAGTTTAACTGTAACGGAAGGTAATAACCTAACATTAAGCATTTTACCAAACACTGTGTCATTTACTATTACTCTTCCAGGAGGTACTATTGTAAACAATGATTATCTAATAGAAAATATTACTCCATCACAATCAGGAACTTATACTTTTACAACAGCTCAAGGTTGCACAGAAAATTTTGTATTAACTGTAGCTACAACTATAAACCAAGATGATGATGATGATGGCATAACTAATTCTTTAGATTTATGCCCTAATACACCAAACGGTACGACAGTGAATTCTAATGGATGTGCCGATTCACAATTAGATGATGACAATGATGGCATTTCAAATGATATAGATTCATGTCCAAATTCTCTTGCAGGAGCTGTGGTAGATTCCACTGGTTGTGCCATTACATCGACTTCAGATGATGATAATGATGGTGTATTAAATAATAATGACCAATGCCCAAATACACCGAGTGGTGAAACGGTAGATGAAAATGGTTGCTCTATTACAAGTATTTTTCCCGCAAACCAATTTCAAATAACCGCTACGGGAACAACTTGTATTACAAATAACAATGGTGCAATATTGGTTGAATCTATTACTATAGACAACTTTTTGGCAACACTTACTGGTCCAAACACCAATAATTCATATCCATTTTCTGAAGCATTGAATATTTCAGACTTAGAAAACGGAATATATGATCTTTGTATTACTTCGGTTGATTTCCCTAGTTATGAAAATTGCTCTAAAATTGTAATAAATGAACCTTCTCCATTAGATGTTCAATTAAATTTCGACTCTTTAACAAATAGTATAACGCTAAAAATGCAAGGGGCAAAAGAATATACTGTTGAAATCAATGGTAAGAGTATACAAACTAACAGTAATGAATTAGTAGTACCGCTATATGATGACGTTAATAATGTAAGTGTAGTTTCAGATCAGTTATGTCTAGGTAAATTCGAAGAAACTATTCTTATAGATAACGCCTTTTTAGTATACCCAAATCCTGTTAATGAAAGTGTTTTTGTAGATATTAAATCAATCACCTCAGACTTCGTAGAAATTGCTATTTTTACAGAAGCCGGACTTTTAATACATACAAACACTTATCAAGTAGAACAAAACATTATTGAAATAAACACAAGTGGTTTAACCACCGGTATTTACTTTTTAAGATTAAAGAATGATATAATTAATAAATCCTTTAAACTTATTAAACAATGA
- a CDS encoding MraY family glycosyltransferase, which translates to MNITTYIILAILLFVVEIIYLKVAKKYNIIDNPNSRSSHTTPTIRGGGIIIFLAFIIYGLWFNQLVPPYSYLIVSISLVAIISFIDDLVSLSSKIRILVHILAFTLIFYTLNVFSIYSIFVIPIYYIVAIGFLNIYNFMDGINGLTFLNTLATFAILLALNSYYLEFTDNNLLIILIIATLVFGVFNYRNKPKCFAGDIGSITIGLAIIYFVISFYIKTNNPLIFLALSMYLIDGGLTIIERLFRKENLFKPHKRHLYQVLANDLKINHLTISTGYFIIQMLFNVFAYFAITKGHNNILLLIIPVGFVSIIYLAIKFKIKNTPTLV; encoded by the coding sequence ATGAATATTACCACTTACATAATTCTAGCGATATTACTTTTCGTTGTAGAAATCATTTACTTAAAGGTGGCAAAAAAATATAATATTATAGATAATCCAAATAGTAGAAGTTCACATACCACTCCTACCATTAGAGGTGGAGGAATTATAATATTCTTAGCTTTTATAATTTATGGACTATGGTTTAATCAATTAGTGCCGCCTTACAGTTATTTAATCGTCTCTATAAGTTTAGTAGCCATAATAAGTTTCATAGATGATTTGGTTAGTCTGTCATCTAAAATTAGAATACTAGTTCACATACTTGCATTTACTTTAATATTCTATACATTAAATGTGTTTAGTATATACTCCATTTTTGTTATTCCTATTTATTATATAGTTGCTATAGGTTTTTTAAACATCTATAATTTTATGGATGGCATTAATGGCTTAACCTTTCTAAACACCTTGGCTACTTTCGCCATATTACTGGCACTAAACAGCTATTATTTAGAGTTCACGGATAATAATTTGCTAATAATTTTAATAATAGCTACACTCGTATTTGGTGTATTTAATTATAGAAATAAGCCTAAATGTTTTGCAGGTGACATTGGTAGCATTACAATTGGGCTAGCCATAATATATTTTGTAATCTCGTTCTATATCAAAACTAATAATCCCTTAATATTTTTGGCACTTTCTATGTATCTTATAGATGGGGGTTTAACCATTATTGAAAGATTATTTAGAAAAGAAAACTTATTTAAACCTCATAAAAGACATTTATATCAAGTTTTAGCAAACGATTTAAAAATAAACCACCTAACTATTTCTACTGGTTATTTTATAATTCAGATGTTGTTTAATGTATTTGCCTATTTTGCTATTACCAAGGGGCATAACAATATTTTATTATTAATTATACCTGTAGGATTTGTTTCTATTATTTATTTAGCTATTAAATTTAAGATTAAGAATACCCCTACTTTAGTATAA
- a CDS encoding NAD-dependent epimerase/dehydratase family protein yields MNILLSGASGFLGSIIQKYFEELGHKVDSIGRSKENTIVANLADFNSSINTYYDLVIHAAGKAHMVPKNRDEEKMFFDVNLEGTKNLIKSLVKPPKNFVFISTVAVYGLDYGIDIKEDNPLNANTPYGISKKMAEEVVLKWSSENKVSTTILRLPLVIGHNPKGNLINMINGIKKGFYFNIGKGDAKKSMVLAEDIAIAIQTLLNHPGTYHLTDGYDPSFKELSKVIADHYKIKRVPSLSYFIIKPVALIGDLMGKISPINSNKLNKITQSLTFNDSKVKLTGWKPRQVLINKELWLN; encoded by the coding sequence ATGAATATATTACTAAGTGGCGCATCTGGTTTTTTAGGCTCAATAATTCAAAAATATTTTGAAGAATTAGGCCATAAGGTAGATTCAATTGGCCGTTCTAAAGAGAATACCATTGTTGCCAACTTAGCAGATTTTAATAGCTCTATAAACACCTATTACGATTTGGTCATTCATGCAGCAGGTAAAGCCCATATGGTGCCTAAGAATAGGGACGAGGAAAAAATGTTTTTTGATGTAAATCTAGAAGGCACTAAAAACCTAATTAAAAGCCTTGTAAAACCGCCTAAAAATTTTGTTTTTATAAGTACAGTAGCCGTTTACGGACTAGATTATGGCATAGATATTAAAGAGGATAATCCTTTAAACGCTAATACTCCGTATGGTATTAGCAAAAAAATGGCCGAAGAAGTTGTATTAAAATGGTCAAGTGAAAATAAAGTCTCTACCACAATCTTAAGGCTTCCCTTAGTTATTGGCCATAATCCAAAAGGAAATCTTATTAACATGATAAATGGAATTAAGAAAGGTTTCTATTTTAATATAGGAAAAGGCGATGCAAAAAAATCTATGGTTTTAGCGGAAGATATAGCAATAGCTATCCAGACTTTACTAAATCACCCTGGCACTTATCACTTAACCGATGGCTACGACCCTTCTTTTAAAGAACTCTCTAAGGTAATAGCAGATCATTATAAAATTAAAAGAGTGCCATCTTTAAGTTATTTTATTATTAAACCAGTTGCACTCATTGGCGATTTAATGGGCAAAATTTCCCCTATAAATAGTAATAAACTTAATAAAATAACCCAAAGCTTAACGTTTAACGATTCTAAAGTTAAATTAACTGGTTGGAAACCAAGACAAGTATTAATAAATAAAGAACTTTGGCTAAACTAG
- a CDS encoding glycosyltransferase family 4 protein — protein MSTELSGQNKKKQLFIISELFYPETISTGYIMTEIAKELSKENSITVIAGPEFYEEKENTAIEKLDGITIIRGNYSKYNKNNFVSRIYGVLSTSWKMFRLMKKHIPKESEILMVTNPLILFVLSSFSVKKRRWKIKLLVHDVFPENLIIAGVLKSESSIIYRTLKSIFKRAYLKMNTLIVLGRDMKKLFEVKTKNTSNIEIIENWGDTINIQKQDLPNSPPSFLFAGNLGRLQGLDLLLEALDKTKEHNYNFTFIGSGAVENDIINYIEQSNNTNVHKHGWLPREEQNTFMAKATIGVISLKKGMFGLGVPSKCYNLLAAGKPILYIGDNGSEVDLLIKEYNIGWFAEAGNINNIKEVLVDISKCDSSTLNLKSNNARELAESMYSKKVILRKFNTLFE, from the coding sequence ATGTCAACAGAGTTGTCTGGTCAAAATAAAAAAAAGCAACTATTTATAATTTCTGAATTATTTTATCCTGAGACTATATCAACGGGATATATAATGACTGAAATTGCCAAGGAACTTTCCAAAGAAAATTCTATCACTGTAATTGCCGGACCAGAATTTTACGAAGAAAAGGAAAATACAGCAATAGAAAAACTAGATGGTATTACTATAATTAGAGGAAACTATTCAAAGTACAATAAGAATAATTTTGTCTCTAGAATTTATGGAGTACTATCTACTAGTTGGAAGATGTTTAGATTAATGAAAAAACATATTCCAAAAGAGAGTGAAATTTTAATGGTTACGAATCCATTGATATTGTTTGTTTTATCTAGTTTTTCAGTCAAGAAAAGACGTTGGAAAATCAAGCTCCTAGTGCATGATGTTTTTCCTGAAAACTTGATTATCGCAGGTGTATTAAAATCAGAAAGTTCAATTATTTATAGGACTTTGAAATCTATTTTCAAACGAGCATATTTAAAAATGAATACCCTAATTGTTCTAGGTCGTGACATGAAAAAATTATTTGAGGTAAAAACAAAAAATACTTCAAATATTGAAATTATTGAGAATTGGGGAGACACAATTAATATCCAAAAGCAAGACCTACCTAATTCGCCTCCTAGCTTTTTGTTTGCAGGTAATTTAGGTAGACTACAAGGGTTAGACTTATTATTAGAAGCACTAGATAAAACAAAAGAACATAATTACAACTTTACTTTCATTGGTTCGGGAGCTGTTGAAAATGATATAATAAATTATATTGAACAAAGTAACAATACAAATGTTCATAAACATGGTTGGTTACCTCGTGAAGAGCAAAATACTTTTATGGCTAAGGCTACAATTGGCGTTATTTCCTTAAAAAAAGGAATGTTTGGTCTAGGTGTACCATCTAAATGCTATAATTTACTGGCTGCAGGTAAACCAATTTTATATATTGGTGACAATGGCTCTGAAGTAGATTTATTAATTAAAGAATATAATATAGGCTGGTTTGCTGAAGCCGGAAATATTAATAATATAAAAGAAGTTCTGGTAGACATTTCTAAATGCGATTCTTCTACATTAAACTTAAAAAGTAATAACGCAAGAGAACTTGCGGAAAGCATGTATTCTAAAAAAGTTATATTAAGAAAATTCAATACTCTTTTTGAGTAG
- the wecB gene encoding non-hydrolyzing UDP-N-acetylglucosamine 2-epimerase, which yields MEKLKVLTVVGTRPEIIRLACVLNALDANEAIDHILVHTGQNYDYELNEIFFEDLEIRRPDHFLNAAGKNATETVGNILIKIDPLLEELKPDAFLVLGDTNSCLCAIPAKKRQIPVFHMEAGNRCFDQRVPEETNRKIVDHVADVNLTYSDIAREYLLREGLPADRIIKTGSPMFEVLTQFMPKIEASDVLEKLNLKKDNYFVVSAHREENISNPKNFEGLIESLNQIAEKYQYPIIVSTHPRTRNMLDAKKIKTHKLIQFLKPLGFSDYNALQLNSYAVLSDSGTISEESSVLNFRALNIREAHERPEAMEEASVMMVGLEPKRIMQGLAALKVQKRNPNRNFRTVSDYSMPNVSEKMVRIIISYTGYVNRVVWSK from the coding sequence TTGGAAAAACTAAAAGTACTTACCGTAGTAGGCACAAGACCAGAAATTATTCGTTTGGCCTGTGTATTAAATGCATTAGATGCTAACGAAGCTATAGATCACATTTTAGTCCACACAGGGCAAAACTATGATTATGAGCTCAATGAAATATTTTTTGAAGATTTAGAAATAAGAAGACCTGATCATTTCTTGAATGCCGCTGGTAAAAATGCAACAGAAACTGTTGGGAATATACTTATAAAAATTGACCCATTATTAGAAGAGCTAAAGCCCGATGCCTTTTTGGTCTTAGGAGATACCAATTCATGCCTATGTGCCATACCTGCTAAGAAAAGGCAAATTCCTGTTTTTCATATGGAAGCGGGTAATCGTTGTTTTGACCAAAGAGTACCAGAAGAGACCAATAGGAAAATTGTTGATCATGTTGCCGATGTTAATTTAACGTATAGCGATATTGCAAGAGAATACCTTTTAAGAGAAGGTCTACCTGCAGATAGAATTATAAAGACAGGCAGTCCAATGTTTGAGGTTTTAACACAGTTTATGCCTAAAATTGAAGCATCGGACGTGTTAGAAAAATTAAACCTTAAAAAAGACAACTATTTTGTGGTATCTGCCCATAGGGAGGAAAACATAAGTAACCCTAAGAACTTTGAAGGATTAATAGAATCTTTAAATCAAATTGCAGAGAAATATCAATACCCAATAATAGTTTCTACGCATCCTAGAACACGTAATATGTTAGATGCCAAAAAAATAAAAACGCATAAATTAATTCAGTTTTTAAAACCATTAGGATTTTCAGACTATAATGCATTACAATTAAACTCCTATGCTGTTTTATCAGATAGTGGCACCATTTCAGAGGAATCTTCGGTACTTAACTTTAGAGCGTTAAACATTAGAGAAGCACATGAAAGACCAGAAGCTATGGAGGAAGCTTCAGTTATGATGGTTGGTTTAGAGCCAAAAAGAATAATGCAAGGACTAGCTGCCCTGAAAGTGCAAAAGCGCAATCCAAATAGAAATTTTAGAACGGTAAGTGATTATTCAATGCCAAATGTTTCTGAAAAAATGGTAAGAATAATAATTTCATACACAGGTTATGTCAACAGAGTTGTCTGGTCAAAATAA
- a CDS encoding polysaccharide biosynthesis C-terminal domain-containing protein, translated as MKTIGITGQNGFVGNHLFTTLSLDENIKLIPFKRSYFESTAELENFVKQCDTVVHLSAMNRHDDPQVIYDTNIKLVDQLIAACTNQEHYPHILFSSSTQESKDNLYGKSKKEGKLKLIEWAKNGNGKFTSLTIPNVFGPFGKPNYNSVVATFCHKVANGEEPEIINDGEVGLIYINELVALIIESITSDKGKNKIGNNSFELEIAPTSKNKVSKLLSLILEYRKNYMENGIFPNLEDDFEKALFNTFRCYVPVNHYPVKYTKHTDPRGSFVEIAKTQTSGQFSFSTTVPGITRGNHFHTRKAERFAVISGKALIQLRKIGTDEVIDYYLDGKEPAYVDMPIWYTHNIKNIGEEELITLFWINEPFDPENADTYFVNV; from the coding sequence ATGAAAACAATTGGTATCACTGGTCAAAACGGTTTTGTAGGCAATCACCTGTTTACAACTTTATCTTTAGATGAGAATATTAAACTAATTCCATTTAAACGTAGCTATTTTGAAAGTACAGCTGAGCTAGAAAATTTTGTTAAACAGTGCGATACTGTTGTGCATTTATCTGCAATGAATCGGCATGATGACCCACAAGTTATTTATGACACTAATATTAAATTAGTAGATCAGTTGATTGCTGCCTGTACAAACCAAGAACATTATCCACATATTTTATTTTCTTCCTCTACTCAAGAATCAAAAGATAACCTGTATGGTAAATCAAAAAAAGAGGGTAAACTAAAATTAATTGAATGGGCAAAAAATGGGAATGGTAAATTTACATCGTTGACTATACCTAATGTTTTTGGTCCCTTTGGAAAACCTAATTACAATTCCGTAGTAGCCACATTTTGCCATAAAGTTGCTAATGGTGAAGAACCCGAAATAATAAATGATGGTGAAGTTGGCCTAATCTATATTAATGAATTAGTTGCCTTGATAATTGAAAGTATAACTAGTGATAAAGGGAAGAATAAAATAGGTAACAATAGTTTTGAATTAGAAATTGCCCCAACAAGCAAAAACAAAGTTTCAAAATTACTATCGTTAATTCTAGAGTACAGAAAAAATTACATGGAAAATGGTATTTTCCCCAATCTTGAAGATGACTTTGAAAAAGCGCTGTTTAATACCTTTAGATGTTATGTACCCGTAAATCATTATCCTGTAAAATACACTAAACACACAGACCCTAGAGGTAGTTTTGTTGAAATTGCCAAGACCCAAACAAGTGGTCAATTTTCTTTTTCTACGACAGTACCTGGCATTACTAGAGGCAATCACTTTCACACTAGAAAAGCAGAGCGTTTTGCTGTAATAAGTGGTAAAGCACTTATACAACTTAGAAAGATTGGTACAGATGAAGTTATAGATTATTACTTAGATGGTAAAGAACCTGCTTATGTAGATATGCCTATTTGGTATACACACAATATCAAGAATATTGGAGAAGAAGAATTAATTACTCTCTTTTGGATTAATGAACCTTTTGACCCAGAAAATGCGGACACCTATTTCGTAAATGTTTAA
- a CDS encoding polysaccharide biosynthesis protein, whose protein sequence is MFKDKTLLITGGTGSFGNAVLNRFLETDIKEIRIFSRDEKKQDDMRNTLKNSKIKFYIGDVRDYNSISNAMRGVDYVFHAAALKQVPSCEFFPIEATKTNVFGTQNTIDAAIAHGVKRIICLSTDKAAYPINAMGISKALMEKVAVAASRNIQDDNTIVCLTRYGNVMASRGSVIPLFVKQIEDNLPLTITDPKMTRFLMSLEDAVDLVLFAFKNGNQGDLFVNKAPASTIGDLAQSVKEIFKADNPIKIIGTRHGEKLYETLCTREEMQKAEDMGEFYRIPADNRDLNYSRYFSEGETDISNIEDYHSHNTEQLSNEALKNLLLNLDYIKEQL, encoded by the coding sequence ATGTTTAAAGATAAAACTTTGTTAATTACAGGAGGTACTGGCTCTTTTGGAAACGCCGTTCTAAATCGTTTTTTAGAAACCGATATTAAAGAAATAAGAATCTTTAGTAGAGATGAAAAAAAACAAGATGATATGAGAAACACCTTAAAGAACAGCAAAATAAAGTTCTATATAGGGGATGTAAGAGACTATAATAGTATTTCTAATGCTATGAGAGGGGTTGACTATGTTTTTCATGCAGCTGCTTTAAAACAAGTTCCCTCTTGCGAGTTTTTCCCAATAGAAGCTACTAAAACAAATGTTTTTGGAACTCAAAACACAATTGATGCTGCCATTGCACATGGTGTAAAACGTATTATTTGTTTGAGTACAGATAAAGCGGCTTACCCAATAAACGCAATGGGTATTAGTAAAGCATTAATGGAAAAAGTTGCTGTTGCGGCCTCTAGAAATATTCAAGATGATAATACCATTGTATGCTTAACAAGATATGGTAATGTTATGGCTTCAAGAGGTTCAGTTATTCCGCTTTTTGTGAAACAAATTGAAGACAATTTACCACTTACAATTACAGATCCAAAAATGACCAGGTTTCTAATGTCTTTAGAAGATGCTGTAGATTTAGTTCTTTTTGCATTTAAAAATGGAAATCAGGGAGACTTATTTGTAAATAAAGCCCCGGCAAGTACCATTGGCGATTTAGCTCAATCTGTAAAAGAAATCTTTAAAGCAGATAACCCAATAAAAATTATTGGAACAAGACATGGTGAAAAACTGTATGAAACACTTTGTACAAGAGAAGAAATGCAAAAAGCAGAAGATATGGGTGAATTCTATAGAATACCTGCAGACAATAGAGATTTAAATTATAGCAGATATTTCTCTGAAGGTGAAACGGATATTAGTAACATAGAAGACTACCATTCTCACAATACAGAGCAATTATCTAATGAAGCATTAAAAAATTTGCTTTTAAATTTAGACTATATAAAAGAGCAGTTGTAA